In the genome of Ascaphus truei isolate aAscTru1 unplaced genomic scaffold, aAscTru1.hap1 HAP1_SCAFFOLD_410, whole genome shotgun sequence, the window CTCAATTATCTCTGAAAAATTCTAGTTGTTggtttattaaaaaatgtatgacAGTCATTGAATCATTTAAAACTATGAAGGAACATTAATACATAGTGACGGAAGAGTAACAGGGtaagttctttttgtttttgtttcctgtCAATATAAATACTAATAGGGATTGGTTCATTGAACTGCTGCAATTACCTCCACACTCATTTCACTCCATGTTAGAGTGTTTTTGTCATTGAAGACAGACAGATGtagtcagattgaatgattagaaGGACGCTCCCTCCCCATCAGAGGTACACACAAAAGCACCCTAAATAATGTAGTTAATGGCTGAACAATAAAGCAAAACATTCTCATGCAAACAATTTATTAAGCCTTAGGCagaggccaggcagggagcgggcgctcatgcgcggtgacgtcactctcCCTGCTCGGTTGGGAGATTTGTGGCTGGCTAGATGCGCacactgggggcgcggccatgacgtcacagagctggttcgccctcattgggcaaacagcTCACGTGATGTGCGAGgaacaaattcaattttgcttgctttgGCAAGCAGGTAGGCGCCGCTCATGCACttgctcacactggccacacattgtcgcaatgtgtttcatcgcggccagcgtgagcgcccgctcagcgccaccctgaccGAGGCCTTCGTGTTGCATTCATTATCAGGAGCAAATAAATaacaggcagtccttggttatccaacagaatccgttctggaagtagcgttggataatgaaaacgttgtaaagtgagtcccatgttaatcagtggtggtgagcgttggataacgcattccggcgtagaaaaatggcccatagggttgcattgtaaagcattggatatgccattcattgtaatgtGAAACGTTGgacagcgaggactacctgtacttgtGATGGATGGGGTAGCTGtcatcacaaaactgggatgaagcccagctagctaccccataatccatgtaacttggccacctatgtaaggcttattttggccaaatgtactttaatatctgggggagaacagggaaagtataatgcactatgtatgtaaatcaaagcactttattccctgtaaatgcaagcccccagtttagtgaatcaacattgttctgtgatgtgatttgggagtcagccctgtaaagtgtaaatTGGATTAGGTGACTGTATGTGCTCATTTCTAAGATGACAGActtgtaatgtgatttgcatgtgtacatttctatagaggggactctgtgatttaatcagctgaggttcctTCAGAGAAATGTGTATTGTGACAAAGGCTGGGAACGTGGAGGTGTTAAAGACATTTGGCGAGTGGGAAAGAGTGGTCAATCAGgtctgctctgattggccagcaacccgtcccatgtaaaggatagcaacagagggctatataagaggcactgctgatcagagaatctatctgggagacattctgtgaaggagtttggatcttgactgtgaccagctggagatacgttagaggggctgctgtgtgatcagcactctgatatcctggacgagaagcggacagggcaagcctttttgaagcaggcccctgcacctagcgaggctagtctactccccaggtggtattgtatcttgctttgtgcatctttgttttgtctgctggcgtgccagaataaacctcattttactcAACAACCTTGTCCTatttggtgctagtgatcccggtgtaaaagttctggtctcctgtgacagtactTACATTAGAAGATTTCAGTTCGGAATTGCTGGTAGTATCTGGATGGCTTCCACTGTCATCTTCACCTTTAACAGAAAGAAAATATATTCTTGCAAACCAATtcatttagtattttttttttttagggacagAGTAATATTTTATCCTTCTTACCGGAGATAACGTAGCTGTCACAGCACACATTAATATTATCTTCAATCGCATGCACCTGACAAGGAGTAAAACGAAAGTATCACACCTTTATTCTAAAAACAGTGAAATAATTACAGAATATGGATGTCTGGTAAATAATGTCACCCATTAAAACAAATTTCAGGTATCAGCATTGCATCTTCGTTCGACTTTTTGATAACTCCTATGAACAGCCAGCTGATAAATGCTGGTTAAACCATACTCAAGTTAAAATGATGGAATTGTGAGGCGAGAGAATTTGAGGCCACGCTGGTGAACTGGGAATCTATATTCAGCTACTGTATAAACATGCTTCATAGATAAAATCAATAATCTACTCTACACTCTGTTTTGCCAACACAAAAGGCAAATCACACCTGGCAAGGGGGTCACCCCCTTTATCATTGGAACATGTGAATAACAATCAATAAACCCcacgtattaaaaaaaaaaaatctaaatgtaaTATCCTCATTACCCgttatagagctggcctagcccgcatgggtggctacagctattgaccggggggtgcggcccccccccccccagctaggctgttggtcgcgtgcacgatcagggaaggcagttggggcggttagtttttaaatagagccaaggaacaagcaactgtcacttgttccttggcgttcaacagtttcacacactctcctctcttctcctgcgTTTAGTAGGTTAAAATTGGTTTGATTTGGGCCCCCCTCCCGGGGTGAGggattttcccttccctcctcgtggtgagggaccctccgcctccccccgtgtgtttttgccggttttgccagtgcccggggggggggggggggggggattgcaagtaaggctgttgttttttgtcctgcgtgggacctcccttccttcctcgtggtgagggaccctccgccccccccccccatgtgtttttgccggttttgccggtgctcggggggaggttggggattgcGAGTAGGGATAGGTTTTTGTCCTGCCTTTCGTTATCGCGCTGTTTTATTGGTAGCagcggcggggggaggagggagaaggatgaGGAGAGTGACTCCTACCTGGGGCTGATGCGTGTAGGAAGGCGCATCGGCGTGGAGGAGGTTTTTGCTTGGCGCCGTTTGCGAGCCCTGTTCCTGTCCTCCTATTGTGGCCGCttgtgtggctgggggggggaagagaggctcgcCCAGCCCACGCTTAGCCGTGCGGTTGGGCTAATGGCAAGGGAGGTCTTTGCATACACGAGTGTCATGTGGTTCCGCCTCCTGACGATGATcagggggtggtttttttttgggggggctgggGGCAAGGCTGTTATTAcgtctgggggagggggctgttcgtggtttggctggaatggtgggcttttgccccccctcctccctcctccttggggagatattggcccttttccttcccccccttttttcttccactcttttaaacaggggctgtccatttaaaaaaataataataattaaataaataattaaaaatatatattaaaaaaaaaaaaaggtttaaaaaaacaaaacgccTTTTGAGGTTGGTCTTGGTTGTGGTTAATGGAAGCCAATTCTAAGGTTTTTCGTGTCGTGGGTGAcaccatacttaaaaaaaaaaaaaagctttagagCGGTTCTAAGTCTATTCAAGTGAACTGGTTTTCGTGGAAAGATCGGCCAGGCAAGAGTTCAAGAGTAGTTTGCTGGCAGGATTTAGGTGGTGGAATTAAACCAGTGTTTGACGAGCCATTGGATAAATTCAGCGCTAGTAGCGATGTCCTTTCAGGTCAGCACCATGCAGCTTTTGGCGGAGGCGCACAACCATGAGGAAGGATGGTTTCAGAAGCAGATGTGTGCACTAGTGCTGAAAGCTGGAAGTGATCAAGGAAGTTTGGGCAGTCGTGGAAACGCGAGAGGACAGGGTGGTTCCCATGCTACCTGCGCTGAGGCGTGGCCATCATCAAGTGATGAAGGGGGTCCTAGTTACGGAGCACGGGAAGCGTTGGTGGTGCAGAAGGGTATGTCATGGCGGAGTTTTTGGAAATCACAGCCTATTTGGTTGAAGGCTGGGTGACTTTTGGGAGGAGCCTGGGAGATGGGTTCCCACatgaacaggtgtgggacattgggtccctggaaaaacaggggtgggacatgggtctccacaaaaacaggtgtgcgacatgggtccccacaaaaaacaagtgttggacatgggtccccacaaaaacaggtgtgggacatgggcccctggaaaaaacaggggtgggacatgggtctccacaaaaacaggtgtgggacatgggtccccacaaaaacaagtgttggacatgggtccccacaaaaaccggtgtgggacatgggtccctggaaaaagcaagggtgggacatgggtccctggaaaaaacaagggtgggacatgggtccctgagaaaaaaaaaaaaaataaaaaaaaaaaacaagggtgggacatgggtccctggaaaaacaggggtgggacatgggtcccaaccttatataaaaaaaaaaaaaaaaaaagcatggatGGAGGCGAGCAGTAGGTGGCTAAGTATTCCATttctcccctaaaaaaaaaaaaaagggggggattttGGGAGAGGGCCGACATGCTCGCCATAGCCGGTTACTGGTGAAAGGAAAGCTGGAAAAGGATagttggtaataaaaaaaaaaaaaaaaaaatagaggttgGGGGGTTTGGTCCCAGCCTAGAAGAGAACGTAGGTAAAGGATtggtccttttaaaaaaaaaataaaaataagcgtTTATTCAGGAATAAAGGTTAGCTTAATTGGGGGTTTAATATTTGCTTCCTCATTTACAGGTAAATCTGGAACGGCCGGGACGCGGTCGACCTCGCTTCGTGGCGCTGGTACGTCGTCCACGGCTCGCAAGCGGTCCGGGCCTCGGGTTGAGCTTGCTGTCAGAGGCTTAGAGGACAAGGGTCTTGGGgcaggtcccgacaggcggttcaaAACACCGCCGGGGACTGGGGCATCGAAGGGTAAGCGAAAAAGAGTTGCTTGTTTGGGAAATAAGGGCGTTACCTTGCCGGGCATTGTTAGCTCCCCTGGGCCACAGGTGTTGGAGTTGGGGTTAGCGGGCGATGCCGAGGCAAGAATGATTAGTGCGGTGGTTAAGGGCGTTCAGTTAGCTTTATTGCCGATGACAACGTTATTATCCACTAAGCAAGCAGTGGAGGCATGCAAGTCAAGTGAGCGGCAGGGGGGGTCAGATTCAGTGCTTGATGGGGGGAGCAACCGTGGAACAGTGGGTGGAGAGTTGGCTCAGGTGTCTTTGGGTGGGGAGAGTACAGCAGGTTGTACCCTTAGCACAGTGCCGAAAGTTATTCAAGATGCGTTGGCATCGGCCACAGCATTGCCGGTGCAGGTGGCGGGACAAGGAGCTGATTTAACGACAGTTGTTAGTTTGTTAGGTGTGCATCCGGTGGTGAATTCAGGTGCTGGGCAGGGGACAGGGCTCGGAAGGCCATTGGCAGGTTCAAAAAGGCTGCCGGATGCGGCCTATGGGGACTCATGTACGACCATATCACGTTCCTTAGGCGTGCATTTGTCAAAGGAAGTAAAGGAAAAGATTTGGGCGGGTGATTACGTTGAGATTTTGTCATTGCTTCCGGGTTACAATGAAGCGGTAGCTAAATccggaaaaaaaaagggggaggctaAAAAGGAGGATGTGGAAAAGCGTCTTTTTCCTCGCAAGTTCAGTAATTGGTCGCAGGCATTTGGGATTTTGGCGGGCGTTGCGGGGGAAAAGGATCCGCATTTATGCTCGGCGCTTTTTAAGTATCAGGATACGATTAGAAAAGCGTTTCAGAAACACGGGGGGTCGTCCTTTCGTGGGTCAAATAGCCTCAAAGGGGTCTGGCGGGAGCATTTTCAGGTGCGCACATCAGGGAGAGGGCGTGCAGGTGGGAAGCAGTCGGGGGTATGTTGGCGTTACAACGAGTCAAGATGCAATTTTGAGAATTGTATGTAGATTCCAACATACTTGCGCTGGGTGCGGGGGTCAGCATCCCAAATCAAAGTGCTTTAAGAAAGATAGTAAGGGTTTcaagggagcaggacagcaggctgttcaggaaggcgggaacgccagtttcagcagaggcaatggcgccttggctggaaaaataccccaatagacgggcagctagcttattacgagaggggtttaaggaaggattcaggatcccctttgagtatcaggagggatcggggggcgagaggaatttgaagtcggtacagggcacacgttttctatcttccccgcttcagcccatgaaatattgagcttcaaatgtgttgttaacgtggtgtaaaaaagttgctcacagctgttctaggaacacattgtgaaatcgcgtatatctttgcttctacacataggaatgtattgtgctttgctttacacactattctacagtcaagaggagagaatttatcaagtttaataagcaaaaacactgtataagtcgaatttcagcatttttgtgtgaccgggaaaaccacagtcacaagccgagatgcagttccatagaaacttgccattttaccgctgaacctaaaaatgggtagaaagtactttttctcccttcctgttaatgccacagacttcgcctttacagggcacacgttttctatcttccccgcttcagcccatgaaatattgagcttcaaatgtgttgttaacgttgtgtaaaaaagttgctcacagctgttttgggaacacattgtgaaatcgcgtatatctttgcttctacacataggaatgtattgtgctttgctttacacactattctacagtcaagaggagagaattcatcaagtttaataagcaaaaacactgtataagtcgaatttcagcatttttgtgtgaccgggaaaaccacagtcacaagccgagatgcagttccatagaaacttgccattttaccgctgaacctaaaaatgggtagaaagtactttttctcccttcctgttaatgccacagacttcgcctttacagggcacacgttttctatcttccccgcttcagcccatgaaatattgagcttcaaatgtgttgttaacattgtgtaaaaaagttgctcacagctgttctaggaacacattgtgaaatcgcgtatatctttgcttcaacacataggaatgtattgtgctttgctttacacactattctacagtcaagaggagagaattcataaagtttaataagcaaaaacactgtataagtcgaatttcagcatttttgtgtgaccgggaaaaccacagtcacaagacgagatgcagttccatagaaacttgccattttaccgctgaacctaaaaatgggtagaaagtactttttctcccttcctgttaatgccacagacttcgcctttacagggcacacgttttctatcttccccgcttcagcccatgaaatattgagcttcaaatgtgttgttaactttgtgtaaaaaagttgctcacagctgttctaggaacacattgtgaaatcgcgtatatcttttcttctacacataggaatgtattgtgctttgctttacacactattctacagtcaagaggagagaattcatcaagtttaataagcaaaaacactgtataagtcgaatttcagcatttttgtgtgaccgggaaaaccacagtcacaagccgagatgcagttccatagaaacttgccattttaccgctgaacctaaaaatgggtagaaagtactttttctcccttcctgttaatgccacagacttcgcctttacagggcacacgttttctatcttccccgcttcagcccatgaaatattgagcttcaaatgtgttgttaacgtggtgtaaaaaagttgctcacagctgttctaggaacacattgtgaaatcgcgtatatctttgcttctacacatagcaatgtattgtgctttgctttacacactattctacagtcaagaggagagaattcatcaagtttaataagcaaaaacactgtataagtcgaatttcagcatttttgtgtgaccgggaaaaccacagtcacaagccgagatgcagttccatagaaacttgccattttaccgctgaacctaaaaatgggtagaaagtactttttctcccttcctgttaatgccacagacttcgcctttacagggcacacgttttctatcttccccgcttcagcccatgaaatattgagcttcaaatgtgttgttaacattgtgtaaaaaagttgctcacagctgttctaggaacacattgtgaaatcgcgtatatctttgcttctacacatagcaatgtattgtgctttgctttacacactattctacagtcaagaggagagaattcatcaagtttaataagcaaaaacactgtataagtcgaatttcagcatttttgtgtgaccgggaaaaccacagtcacaagccgagatgcagttccatagaaacttgccattttaccgctgaacctaaaaatgggtagaaagtactttttctcccttcctgttaatgtcacagacttcgcctttacagggcacacgttttctatcttccccgcttcagcccatgaaatattgagcttcaaatgtgttgttaacgtggtgtaaaaaagttgctcacagctgttctaggaacacattgtgaaatcgcatatatctttgcttctacaaatagcag includes:
- the LOC142483972 gene encoding uncharacterized protein LOC142483972; translated protein: MSFQVSTMQLLAEAHNHEEGWFQKQMCALVLKAGSDQGSLGSRGNARGQGGSHATCAEAWPSSSDEGGPSYGAREALVVQKGKSGTAGTRSTSLRGAGTSSTARKRSGPRVELAVRGLEDKGLGAGPDRRFKTPPGTGASKGKRKRVACLGNKGVTLPGIVSSPGPQVLELGLAGDAEARMISAVVKGVQLALLPMTTLLSTKQAVEACKSSERQGGSDSVLDGGSNRGTVGGELAQVSLGGESTAGCTLSTVPKVIQDALASATALPVQVAGQGADLTTVVSLLGVHPVVNSGAGQGTGLGRPLAGSKRLPDAAYGDSCTTISRSLGVHLSKEVKEKIWAGDYVEILSLLPGYNEAVAKSGKKKGEAKKEDVEKRLFPRKFSNWSQAFGILAGVAGEKDPHLCSALFKYQDTIRKAFQKHGGSSFRGSNSLKGVWREHFQVRTSGRGRAGGKQSGVCWRYNESRCNFENCM